The following coding sequences lie in one Hippopotamus amphibius kiboko isolate mHipAmp2 chromosome 17, mHipAmp2.hap2, whole genome shotgun sequence genomic window:
- the KIF18B gene encoding kinesin-like protein KIF18B isoform X1 yields the protein MVMAVEDSAVRVVVRVRPPTPRELESQRRPVVQVVDERVLVFDPEEPDGGFLGLKWGSVHDGPKKKGKDLTFVFDRVFGETATQQDVFQHTTHSILDSFLQGYNCSVFAYGATGAGKTHTMLGREGDPGIMYLTTMELYRRLEACREEKRVEVLVSYQEVYNEQIHDLLEPKGPLAIREDSDKGVVVQGLSFHQPTSAEQLLGMLTRGNRNRTQHPTDANATSSRSHAIFQIFVKQQDRVPGLTQALQVAKMSLIDLAGSERASSTHAKGERLREGANINRSLLALINVLNALADQKGRKSHVPYRDSKLTRLLKDSIGGNCRTVMIAAISPSSLAYEDTYNTLKYADRAKEIKLSLKSNVISLDCHISQYATICQQLQAEVAALREKLQVYEAGAQAPQQDPPPCPTSGPPHQPLPRCPSPSRLPSKSCTPEHHPGSAVLQEESLGAEDQVEKVVEGNSSNREQPPEDKDEGPAEEVPIQVPEQNLRQPSPGSPDPTMQPKPVVDHLPPQNLGRDHSKQLALRVLCLARRQYSLLQTANLLTPDMIAEFETLQQLVQEENTEPGGEASREPGATREAPLAQELRSESKSPGYSGPVTRTMARQLNGLIHTLGVPARPDRTPARASRRTPEKKRRRPSPSEPDNPPAPKTGTKRQRQSLLPCLRRGTPPEARLPCGHTTPTGGRTSSPCHSSPRFCPTTVIKSRVPLGPSALQNSSTPLALPSRDLNATFDLSEEPPSKLGCHECVGWENVPQERNRLDQPFIPSGRMPLFTMRGPKPASSFPGTSARKKRRVVSSSVSRSLGVTRGHSRIARLPSSTLKRPTGTPAIPDLPSSPHYPGNQRSQKELMGVGGAPSAVSCSPKVS from the exons ATGGTGATGGCGGTGGAGGACAGCGCGGTGCGGGTCGTGGTGCGGGTGCGGCCCCCCACCCCGAGGGAGTTGGAGAGTCAGCGGCGGCCTGTGGTCCAGGTGGTGGATGAGCGGGTGCTGGTGTTCGACCCTGAGGAGCCCGATGGGGGCTTCCTTGGCCTGAAATGGGGCAGCGTCCATGACGGCCCCAAGAAGAAGGGCAAAGACCTGACCTTTGTCTTTGACCGGGTCTTTGGCGAGACCGCCACCCAACAGGACGTGTTCCAGCACACCACCCACAGCATCCTGGACAGCTTCCTCCAGGGCTACAACTGCTCAG TGTTTGCCTATGGGGCCACTGGGGCCGGGAAGACACACACCATGCTGGGAAGAGAGGGCGACCCCGGCATCATGTACCTGACCACCATGGAGCTGTACAGAAGGCTTGAGGCCTGCCGGGAGGAGAAGAGAGTCGAGGTGCTCGTCAGCTACCAGGAG GTGTACAATGAGCAGATCCACGACCTCCTAGAGCCCAAGGGGCCCCTTGCCATCCGTGAGGACTCCGACAAGGGGGTGGTGGTGCAAGGACTTTCCTTCCACCAG CCGACCTCGGCTGAGCAGCTGCTGGGGATGCTGACCAGGGGGAACCGTAACCGCACGCAGCACCCCACGGACGCCAACGCTACGTCCTCGCGCTCCCATGCCATCTTCCAG ATCTTCGTGAAGCAGCAGGACCGGGTGCCAGGTCTGACCCAGGCCCTTCAGGTGGCCAAGATGAGCCTGATTGACCTGGCTGGCTCGGAGCGGGCGTCTAGCACCCACGCCAAGGGGGAGCGGCTGCGGGAGGGCGCCAACATCAACCGCTCGCTGCTGGCCCTCATCAACGTCCTTAACGCCCTGGCCGACCAGAAG GGCCGCAAGTCTCACGTGCCCTACCGCGACAGCAAGCTGACCCGCCTACTCAAGGACTCCATCGGGGGCAACTGCCGCACGGTAATGATCGCTGCCATCAGCCCCTCCAGCCTGGCCTACGAGGACACTTACAACACCCTCAAGTATGCCGACCGGGCCAAGGAGATCAAACTCTCG CTGAAGAGCAACGTGATCAGCCTGGACTGTCACATCAGCCAGTACGCCACCATCTGCCAGCAGCTCCAGGCTGAG GTGGCCGCCCTGAGGGAGAAGCTCCAAGTGTATGAGGCAGGAGCCCAGGCCCCACAGCAGGACCCCCCACCATGCCCCACCTCGGGCCCTCCACATCAACC gCTTCCCAGGTGCCCCTCACCATCCCGCCTCCCCAGCAAGTCCTGCACCCCAGAGCACCACCCAGGGTCGGCAGTCCTTCAAGAGGAGAGCCTGGGGGCAGAAGACCAGGTGGAGAAGGTCGTGGAAGGGAACTCTTCAAACAGGGAGCAGCCCCCGGAGGACAAGGACGAAGGCCCGGCTGAGGAG GTTCCAATCCAGGTGCCAGAGCAGAACCTCAGACAGCCATCACCCGGGTCCCCTGACCCGACCATGCAGCCCAAGCCAGTCGTGGACCACCTCCCACCACAGAACCTGGGCAGGGACCATTCTAAGCA GTTGGCCCTGAGGGTGCTGTGCCTGGCCCGGCGCCAGTATTCCCTGCTCCAAACAGCCAACCTCCTGACCCCCGACATGATCGCAGAGTTTGAGACCCTGCAGCAGCTGGTGCAAGAGGAAAACACTGAGCCTGGAGGAGAGGCCTCCAGGGAGCCTGGCGCCACCAGGGAGGCACCTCTGGCTCAGGAGCTGCGTTCAGAGTCAA AGTCTCCAGGATACTCTGGCCCTGTGACCCGGACCATGGCAAGGCAACTAAATGGCCTCATACACACTCTGGGGGTCCCAGCCAGGCCAGACCGCACCCCAGCCCGGGCATCCCGGCGGACCCccgagaagaagaggaggagaccgAGCCCCTCGGAGCCAGATAACCCCCCAGCCCCGAAGACCGGGACCAAGCGCCAGCGCCAGTCCCTCCTGCCCTGCCTGAGGAGGGGCACCCCGCCTGAGGCTCGGCTTCCATGCGGACACACCACCCCCACAGGGGGAAGGACCTCCTCCCCATGCCATTCCTCCCCTCGCTTCTGCCCAACCACAGTCATCAAAAGCCGGGTGCCCCTGGGCCCTTCCGCTCTGCAGAACAGCTCTACCCCTCTGGCCCTGCCCTCGCGGGACCTCAACGCCACCTTTGATCTCTCCGAGGAGCCCCCCTCGAAGCTGGGCTGCCATGAATGCGTTGGCTGGGAAAATGTCCCCCAGGAGCGGAACAGGCTGGATCAGCCCTTCATCCCCAG cggACGCATGCCCCTGTTCACCATGAGGGGCCCCAAGCCAGCATCTTCCTTCCCTGGGACCTCAGCCCGCAAGAAGAGGCGTGTAGTGAG TTCCTCAGTCTCCCGCTCACTGGGAGTCACCCGGGGCCACAGCCGCATCGCCCGCCTCCCCAGCAGCACTTTGAAGAGGCCGACTGGGACCCCGGCGATCCCAG ATCTCCCCTCCAGTCCCCACTACCCTGGCAACCAGAGGAGCCAGAAGGAActgatgggggttgggggagcacCGTCAGCTGTGAGCTGCTCTCCCAAGGTGTCCTGA
- the KIF18B gene encoding kinesin-like protein KIF18B isoform X2, producing MVMAVEDSAVRVVVRVRPPTPRELESQRRPVVQVVDERVLVFDPEEPDGGFLGLKWGSVHDGPKKKGKDLTFVFDRVFGETATQQDVFQHTTHSILDSFLQGYNCSVFAYGATGAGKTHTMLGREGDPGIMYLTTMELYRRLEACREEKRVEVLVSYQEPTSAEQLLGMLTRGNRNRTQHPTDANATSSRSHAIFQIFVKQQDRVPGLTQALQVAKMSLIDLAGSERASSTHAKGERLREGANINRSLLALINVLNALADQKGRKSHVPYRDSKLTRLLKDSIGGNCRTVMIAAISPSSLAYEDTYNTLKYADRAKEIKLSLKSNVISLDCHISQYATICQQLQAEVAALREKLQVYEAGAQAPQQDPPPCPTSGPPHQPLPRCPSPSRLPSKSCTPEHHPGSAVLQEESLGAEDQVEKVVEGNSSNREQPPEDKDEGPAEEVPIQVPEQNLRQPSPGSPDPTMQPKPVVDHLPPQNLGRDHSKQLALRVLCLARRQYSLLQTANLLTPDMIAEFETLQQLVQEENTEPGGEASREPGATREAPLAQELRSESKSPGYSGPVTRTMARQLNGLIHTLGVPARPDRTPARASRRTPEKKRRRPSPSEPDNPPAPKTGTKRQRQSLLPCLRRGTPPEARLPCGHTTPTGGRTSSPCHSSPRFCPTTVIKSRVPLGPSALQNSSTPLALPSRDLNATFDLSEEPPSKLGCHECVGWENVPQERNRLDQPFIPSGRMPLFTMRGPKPASSFPGTSARKKRRVVSSSVSRSLGVTRGHSRIARLPSSTLKRPTGTPAIPDLPSSPHYPGNQRSQKELMGVGGAPSAVSCSPKVS from the exons ATGGTGATGGCGGTGGAGGACAGCGCGGTGCGGGTCGTGGTGCGGGTGCGGCCCCCCACCCCGAGGGAGTTGGAGAGTCAGCGGCGGCCTGTGGTCCAGGTGGTGGATGAGCGGGTGCTGGTGTTCGACCCTGAGGAGCCCGATGGGGGCTTCCTTGGCCTGAAATGGGGCAGCGTCCATGACGGCCCCAAGAAGAAGGGCAAAGACCTGACCTTTGTCTTTGACCGGGTCTTTGGCGAGACCGCCACCCAACAGGACGTGTTCCAGCACACCACCCACAGCATCCTGGACAGCTTCCTCCAGGGCTACAACTGCTCAG TGTTTGCCTATGGGGCCACTGGGGCCGGGAAGACACACACCATGCTGGGAAGAGAGGGCGACCCCGGCATCATGTACCTGACCACCATGGAGCTGTACAGAAGGCTTGAGGCCTGCCGGGAGGAGAAGAGAGTCGAGGTGCTCGTCAGCTACCAGGAG CCGACCTCGGCTGAGCAGCTGCTGGGGATGCTGACCAGGGGGAACCGTAACCGCACGCAGCACCCCACGGACGCCAACGCTACGTCCTCGCGCTCCCATGCCATCTTCCAG ATCTTCGTGAAGCAGCAGGACCGGGTGCCAGGTCTGACCCAGGCCCTTCAGGTGGCCAAGATGAGCCTGATTGACCTGGCTGGCTCGGAGCGGGCGTCTAGCACCCACGCCAAGGGGGAGCGGCTGCGGGAGGGCGCCAACATCAACCGCTCGCTGCTGGCCCTCATCAACGTCCTTAACGCCCTGGCCGACCAGAAG GGCCGCAAGTCTCACGTGCCCTACCGCGACAGCAAGCTGACCCGCCTACTCAAGGACTCCATCGGGGGCAACTGCCGCACGGTAATGATCGCTGCCATCAGCCCCTCCAGCCTGGCCTACGAGGACACTTACAACACCCTCAAGTATGCCGACCGGGCCAAGGAGATCAAACTCTCG CTGAAGAGCAACGTGATCAGCCTGGACTGTCACATCAGCCAGTACGCCACCATCTGCCAGCAGCTCCAGGCTGAG GTGGCCGCCCTGAGGGAGAAGCTCCAAGTGTATGAGGCAGGAGCCCAGGCCCCACAGCAGGACCCCCCACCATGCCCCACCTCGGGCCCTCCACATCAACC gCTTCCCAGGTGCCCCTCACCATCCCGCCTCCCCAGCAAGTCCTGCACCCCAGAGCACCACCCAGGGTCGGCAGTCCTTCAAGAGGAGAGCCTGGGGGCAGAAGACCAGGTGGAGAAGGTCGTGGAAGGGAACTCTTCAAACAGGGAGCAGCCCCCGGAGGACAAGGACGAAGGCCCGGCTGAGGAG GTTCCAATCCAGGTGCCAGAGCAGAACCTCAGACAGCCATCACCCGGGTCCCCTGACCCGACCATGCAGCCCAAGCCAGTCGTGGACCACCTCCCACCACAGAACCTGGGCAGGGACCATTCTAAGCA GTTGGCCCTGAGGGTGCTGTGCCTGGCCCGGCGCCAGTATTCCCTGCTCCAAACAGCCAACCTCCTGACCCCCGACATGATCGCAGAGTTTGAGACCCTGCAGCAGCTGGTGCAAGAGGAAAACACTGAGCCTGGAGGAGAGGCCTCCAGGGAGCCTGGCGCCACCAGGGAGGCACCTCTGGCTCAGGAGCTGCGTTCAGAGTCAA AGTCTCCAGGATACTCTGGCCCTGTGACCCGGACCATGGCAAGGCAACTAAATGGCCTCATACACACTCTGGGGGTCCCAGCCAGGCCAGACCGCACCCCAGCCCGGGCATCCCGGCGGACCCccgagaagaagaggaggagaccgAGCCCCTCGGAGCCAGATAACCCCCCAGCCCCGAAGACCGGGACCAAGCGCCAGCGCCAGTCCCTCCTGCCCTGCCTGAGGAGGGGCACCCCGCCTGAGGCTCGGCTTCCATGCGGACACACCACCCCCACAGGGGGAAGGACCTCCTCCCCATGCCATTCCTCCCCTCGCTTCTGCCCAACCACAGTCATCAAAAGCCGGGTGCCCCTGGGCCCTTCCGCTCTGCAGAACAGCTCTACCCCTCTGGCCCTGCCCTCGCGGGACCTCAACGCCACCTTTGATCTCTCCGAGGAGCCCCCCTCGAAGCTGGGCTGCCATGAATGCGTTGGCTGGGAAAATGTCCCCCAGGAGCGGAACAGGCTGGATCAGCCCTTCATCCCCAG cggACGCATGCCCCTGTTCACCATGAGGGGCCCCAAGCCAGCATCTTCCTTCCCTGGGACCTCAGCCCGCAAGAAGAGGCGTGTAGTGAG TTCCTCAGTCTCCCGCTCACTGGGAGTCACCCGGGGCCACAGCCGCATCGCCCGCCTCCCCAGCAGCACTTTGAAGAGGCCGACTGGGACCCCGGCGATCCCAG ATCTCCCCTCCAGTCCCCACTACCCTGGCAACCAGAGGAGCCAGAAGGAActgatgggggttgggggagcacCGTCAGCTGTGAGCTGCTCTCCCAAGGTGTCCTGA